A portion of the Mesobacillus sp. AQ2 genome contains these proteins:
- the aspA gene encoding aspartate ammonia-lyase, producing the protein MTEVKVRIEKDFLGTKEVLADAYYGIQTLRAVENFPITGYRIHSELIKAMAMVKKAAALANMETGRLYGGLGEVIVKAADEIIQGQWHDQFIVDPIQGGAGTSINMNTNEVIANRALELLGENKGDYFTLSPNSHVNMAQSTNDAFPTAIHLSVLSLLDKLLDTMNIMRDVFSQKSREFDGVIKMGRTHLQDAVPIRLGQEFEAYTRVVERDIERIKHTRGHLFEVNMGATAVGTGLNANPKYIKNVVRHLSEISGYPLKNADHLVDATQNTDAYTTVSAALKVCMMNMSKIANDLRLMASGPRVGFNEIFLPSRQPGSSIMPGKVNPVMPEVINQVAFQVIGNDHTICLASEAGQLELNVMEPVLVFNLIQSISIMNNGFKVFTDHCLVGIEANKEKLEKDVERSVGIITAVNPHLGYEAVSRIAREAILTGKSVRELCLAYDVLTEEELDLILNPYEMTNPGIAGEELLNKD; encoded by the coding sequence ATGACTGAAGTAAAAGTCAGGATAGAAAAAGACTTCCTTGGAACAAAGGAAGTATTGGCAGATGCATATTATGGCATCCAGACATTAAGAGCAGTAGAAAATTTCCCGATTACCGGGTACAGAATACATAGTGAATTAATTAAGGCAATGGCCATGGTAAAAAAAGCAGCGGCATTAGCAAATATGGAAACAGGAAGACTGTATGGCGGACTTGGTGAGGTGATCGTAAAGGCGGCTGATGAAATTATCCAGGGTCAGTGGCATGATCAATTCATCGTTGATCCGATTCAGGGTGGAGCAGGAACCTCTATCAATATGAATACGAATGAGGTCATTGCGAACCGTGCATTGGAATTGCTGGGGGAGAATAAGGGTGATTATTTTACCCTTAGCCCGAACTCTCATGTGAACATGGCTCAATCGACGAATGATGCTTTTCCTACAGCAATCCATTTATCCGTGCTGTCGCTGCTGGACAAGCTTTTAGATACGATGAATATCATGCGCGATGTTTTTTCTCAGAAATCAAGAGAATTTGATGGAGTAATCAAGATGGGCAGGACTCATCTGCAGGATGCTGTGCCAATTCGCCTCGGTCAGGAATTTGAAGCCTATACCCGAGTCGTTGAGCGAGATATTGAAAGAATCAAGCATACCCGCGGCCACTTATTCGAAGTTAACATGGGGGCTACAGCAGTTGGAACAGGCCTTAATGCCAATCCAAAGTACATCAAGAATGTTGTCCGTCACCTTTCTGAGATCAGCGGATATCCATTGAAGAATGCAGACCATCTAGTCGATGCCACTCAGAATACAGACGCATATACAACGGTATCAGCGGCATTAAAGGTTTGTATGATGAATATGTCCAAAATTGCCAATGATTTACGCTTGATGGCTTCTGGACCAAGGGTCGGTTTTAATGAGATCTTCTTGCCATCAAGGCAGCCAGGTTCTTCTATCATGCCTGGAAAAGTGAACCCGGTCATGCCAGAGGTCATCAACCAGGTCGCATTCCAGGTCATTGGGAATGACCATACCATCTGCCTTGCTTCGGAAGCAGGCCAGCTTGAGCTTAATGTCATGGAACCTGTTCTCGTTTTCAACCTTATTCAATCAATCAGTATCATGAACAATGGTTTTAAGGTGTTTACAGATCATTGTCTTGTTGGAATCGAAGCAAATAAGGAAAAGCTGGAAAAAGATGTGGAAAGAAGCGTTGGCATTATAACCGCTGTAAATCCGCATCTCGGGTATGAAGCGGTATCACGAATAGCCAGGGAAGCCATCCTCACCGGTAAATCGGTAAGAGAGCTATGTCTGGCATATGATGTACTGACAGAGGAAGAACTGGATTTGATCCTGAATCCTTATGAAATGACGAATCCCGGGATAGCCGGTGAAGAGTTGCTGAATAAAGATTGA
- a CDS encoding MerR family transcriptional regulator gives MMTDTQFMKAYTIKEVSKKINVPSGTIRQWEKDLSGLLVVPRTKQGARFYTDVEIDQLMKIKQMRDKNLSKDMIRDLLQHHMETNHFPDQEYNPHSLTIKPESPGTSLSDSQDEYSDFMKAMEQYKDSLIEEVKAEIRNGIRKEVIEEVKKEISKGTLTTVKSLSDSIYKTGERTNEHITVLSETVNRTSEENSKQLGTISSELTNVSKGTSEINTNLEKVSKGTSEMFTKLSERVTKASHGTTEKITQLSETIQKSSKGTSEKISKLTESVAKVSKGTSEKINALTGSLTNVSKGTSERIATLTSNMTKTYKGTNEKILKLASTVDQLSSGTNKDISNLAKRLNETTETVSEEFKILADYVSNSRETTNQELANLNQVINQEREYLVRTLQSEREELRQEIKQRDEMFKDMVDSFRETAASKQAKRNWWKVWK, from the coding sequence ATGATGACTGACACTCAATTCATGAAGGCATATACAATTAAAGAGGTGTCCAAGAAAATTAATGTTCCGTCTGGAACCATCAGACAATGGGAAAAGGACCTGTCCGGCCTGCTTGTTGTTCCCAGAACGAAGCAGGGAGCAAGATTCTATACGGATGTTGAAATAGATCAACTGATGAAAATAAAACAGATGCGGGATAAAAATCTCAGCAAAGATATGATTAGGGACCTTCTGCAGCATCATATGGAGACAAACCATTTTCCCGACCAGGAATACAATCCTCACAGCCTGACAATTAAGCCTGAATCGCCTGGCACTTCCCTTTCTGACAGCCAGGATGAATATAGCGATTTCATGAAGGCAATGGAGCAATATAAAGATTCTTTGATTGAAGAAGTCAAGGCAGAGATCAGAAATGGTATTAGAAAAGAAGTCATTGAAGAGGTAAAAAAGGAAATTTCCAAAGGAACTCTCACTACAGTTAAATCCCTGTCGGATTCGATTTATAAAACCGGTGAAAGAACCAATGAGCATATAACGGTGCTTTCAGAAACAGTGAACCGGACTTCAGAAGAGAATTCCAAACAGCTCGGAACCATTTCTTCCGAGCTTACGAATGTTTCGAAAGGGACCTCCGAAATTAATACTAATCTCGAGAAGGTTTCAAAGGGTACTTCCGAAATGTTCACCAAATTATCGGAGCGGGTTACCAAAGCTTCTCATGGTACCACTGAAAAAATTACCCAGTTATCTGAAACTATCCAGAAAAGCTCAAAAGGTACAAGTGAAAAAATCTCTAAACTGACTGAGAGTGTTGCGAAGGTTTCAAAGGGTACTTCTGAAAAAATAAATGCACTTACCGGAAGCCTTACGAATGTTTCAAAAGGCACCTCCGAACGAATTGCGACGCTTACGTCCAATATGACAAAAACGTATAAAGGAACGAATGAGAAGATCTTAAAATTAGCAAGTACGGTTGATCAGCTATCTTCTGGCACCAACAAGGATATATCCAATCTTGCCAAGCGTCTGAACGAAACGACCGAAACGGTCTCTGAGGAATTCAAGATTCTTGCTGATTATGTTTCCAACAGTCGGGAAACTACAAATCAGGAGTTGGCCAATCTGAATCAAGTCATCAACCAAGAACGCGAATATTTGGTCCGTACCCTGCAGAGCGAACGGGAAGAATTAAGACAGGAAATCAAACAGCGCGATGAAATGTTCAAAGATATGGTTGACAGTTTCAGGGAAACAGCCGCTTCAAAACAGGCAAAAAGAAACTGGTGGAAGGTTTGGAAATAG
- a CDS encoding glycerophosphodiester phosphodiesterase yields the protein MNRWLGTIALVIFLPWNLSPQAASSSINGMEDINISHRGASGHAPEHTFPSYELGKAMNGDYIEIDLQMTRDGELIALHDETIDRITGKTGLVKNLTLEEIKGLDAGSWFNEAFPDKAKTEFKGLKIPTLREILEKFGSDSKFFIETKSPDVYPEMEQKLIDLLNEYQLIGAENKAGNVIIQSFSSASLRKIHAIDESIPLIQLLSYYAPATITDSEIGNLQEYAVGVGMHYTAANPAYIKKISDSGLLIFPYTVNEKEDMEMLLDWGVNGMFTNYPDRLYEVYREKIKKR from the coding sequence ATGAATCGCTGGCTGGGAACTATTGCGTTGGTCATTTTTTTACCGTGGAATCTGTCTCCACAAGCAGCCAGTTCCTCAATTAATGGAATGGAAGATATCAATATCTCACACCGTGGTGCTTCTGGTCATGCGCCTGAACACACTTTCCCATCTTATGAATTAGGAAAGGCAATGAATGGAGATTACATTGAGATCGATCTGCAAATGACCAGGGACGGTGAATTGATTGCCCTGCATGATGAAACGATTGACCGGATTACAGGCAAGACTGGACTGGTTAAAAACTTAACACTGGAAGAAATCAAGGGTCTTGATGCAGGCAGCTGGTTCAATGAAGCTTTTCCCGATAAAGCGAAAACTGAATTCAAGGGGCTTAAGATCCCGACGCTTAGGGAAATCCTTGAAAAATTCGGCTCTGATTCGAAATTTTTTATCGAAACAAAATCACCGGATGTCTATCCCGAAATGGAACAAAAGTTGATTGATCTTCTGAATGAGTATCAACTGATTGGTGCAGAAAATAAAGCTGGCAATGTGATCATCCAGTCATTCAGTTCTGCAAGTTTACGGAAAATCCATGCAATCGATGAATCGATTCCATTAATCCAATTACTTTCCTATTATGCTCCAGCTACTATAACGGATAGTGAAATCGGGAATTTGCAAGAATATGCTGTAGGAGTTGGGATGCATTACACTGCTGCCAATCCTGCGTATATAAAAAAGATTTCTGATTCTGGATTACTGATTTTTCCTTATACAGTCAATGAAAAGGAAGATATGGAAATGCTTCTTGATTGGGGCGTAAACGGGATGTTCACTAATTATCCTGACCGCCTGTACGAAGTCTACCGGGAGAAAATCAAGAAACGTTGA
- a CDS encoding pyridoxamine 5'-phosphate oxidase family protein, whose amino-acid sequence MRELDHTIKSFDELRERFGEPSELAKRKVISYVDEHCRNYISKSPFLILSTSDKDGCSDASPRGDTPGFVLILDKNRIVIPDRPGNKRMDSLKNILSNPQVGLLFLIPGMSETLRVNGRASLTLDPELLGRMAAGGKNPLLGIEIEVEECFIQCGKALRRSGLWVPESWADPSTLPSGAEILAAHSKLPGTTAAEIKDRLEDGYRNRLY is encoded by the coding sequence ATGAGGGAATTGGATCATACGATCAAAAGCTTTGATGAATTAAGAGAACGATTCGGGGAACCAAGTGAACTGGCAAAGCGCAAGGTCATTTCTTATGTGGATGAGCATTGCCGCAACTACATATCAAAATCACCCTTTTTAATTCTTTCCACTTCGGATAAAGACGGCTGCAGTGATGCCTCTCCCAGAGGAGATACTCCAGGGTTTGTGCTGATTCTCGATAAAAATAGGATTGTGATACCAGACCGTCCCGGAAACAAAAGAATGGACTCGCTGAAAAATATTTTATCGAATCCACAAGTTGGCTTATTATTCCTTATCCCAGGTATGTCGGAAACATTAAGAGTCAATGGCAGGGCAAGCCTTACACTTGATCCTGAATTGCTGGGAAGGATGGCAGCAGGAGGGAAAAATCCACTGTTAGGTATAGAAATAGAGGTAGAAGAATGTTTCATACAGTGCGGAAAAGCATTAAGACGTTCTGGATTATGGGTTCCCGAAAGCTGGGCAGATCCTTCCACACTGCCATCAGGGGCTGAAATACTTGCTGCTCATTCCAAATTGCCCGGCACGACTGCGGCCGAAATAAAAGATAGATTAGAAGATGGGTATAGGAATAGATTGTATTAG
- a CDS encoding alpha/beta hydrolase: protein MVEKYIKVENGNLWTDKRGQGVPVILISGGPGSCNYLDSISNLIDDICEVIMFDPKGCGRSNYDGNGYDLEACLQDIENIREEYGHQSWVVIGHSWGADLGLAYSLLYPKSVIGYVSISGTGIQNDRDWKDTYNRNKVEIDELKPDFEYEANNIVHRSLIDSWREFIKKPLLLKEISQIDLPSLFIYAENDIRPSWSIEQISNLIPNSRYIEIEGAEHYIWLNKKKELGEVLKPFIKQMGQLF from the coding sequence TTGGTTGAAAAGTACATTAAGGTGGAAAATGGCAATCTTTGGACAGATAAAAGAGGGCAGGGAGTTCCGGTTATTTTAATCAGCGGTGGACCTGGCTCTTGTAACTATTTAGATTCTATATCAAATCTTATTGATGATATCTGTGAAGTTATTATGTTTGATCCTAAAGGATGTGGTCGATCAAATTATGATGGAAATGGGTACGATTTAGAAGCTTGTCTTCAAGACATTGAAAACATTCGGGAAGAGTACGGCCATCAAAGTTGGGTAGTAATTGGACATTCCTGGGGGGCTGATTTAGGGTTGGCTTATTCGCTTTTGTATCCCAAATCCGTAATAGGCTATGTTTCAATTTCAGGAACTGGAATCCAAAATGATAGGGATTGGAAAGATACTTATAATCGAAACAAAGTAGAAATTGATGAATTGAAACCGGATTTTGAGTATGAGGCTAATAATATTGTTCACCGTTCTCTTATTGATTCTTGGAGAGAATTTATAAAGAAACCATTATTGTTAAAAGAAATCTCACAGATTGACTTACCTTCACTTTTTATTTATGCCGAAAATGATATTCGCCCTTCTTGGTCAATTGAACAAATCTCAAATCTTATTCCTAATTCTAGATATATCGAAATTGAAGGAGCAGAACATTATATTTGGCTAAACAAGAAGAAAGAATTAGGTGAAGTCTTAAAACCTTTTATTAAGCAAATGGGCCAGTTATTTTAA
- a CDS encoding NUDIX domain-containing protein translates to MFFPTHIVSAGGFVEDSEGNILLVKTRDGGWVYPGGQVEAGENLMDALVREIKEESGISTTVSHLVGVYSNTGTFKWYDGETDVPTQVIFDFVCHPIGGQLAVSEETTDCRWVAKDQVLEMVTHPAIRTRSQAYLQFKGEVNYIEYITSPQFKIKHQTGISKQIVSPI, encoded by the coding sequence ATGTTCTTTCCTACACATATTGTATCTGCTGGTGGATTTGTTGAAGATTCGGAAGGAAATATTCTTTTAGTAAAAACTCGTGACGGTGGTTGGGTTTATCCTGGAGGACAAGTGGAAGCCGGAGAAAATCTCATGGACGCTTTGGTTCGTGAAATCAAAGAAGAAAGTGGAATTAGCACGACGGTTAGCCACTTAGTTGGTGTCTATTCAAATACGGGTACTTTTAAATGGTACGATGGTGAAACTGATGTTCCTACTCAAGTTATTTTTGATTTCGTATGTCATCCTATTGGTGGTCAATTAGCTGTTTCTGAAGAAACCACTGATTGCCGCTGGGTAGCGAAAGATCAAGTTTTAGAAATGGTTACACATCCCGCTATTCGAACTCGCTCTCAAGCTTATCTGCAGTTTAAAGGGGAGGTAAATTACATTGAATATATTACAAGCCCCCAGTTTAAAATCAAGCATCAGACAGGGATATCGAAGCAGATTGTTTCTCCAATATGA
- a CDS encoding zinc dependent phospholipase C family protein has protein sequence MGSRIMHSIIGKKIAEALSIEDKTSFLLGSIAPDAVFTYEEKNLSHFFIGEVQDYSRSVDYKGFLHKYSSQVENAYILGYCAHLIADDIWLRGFNLSWLKNRMDADDGLYKLYHNDFRLLNGKLLEHYGFSDELRKLFSHYHLTQDLDEVTSIEVEKLVPYVLGDMVYDKELLNEKLNVFTFNQIIGYIETSVDHAVQIIKPHLTKQVRN, from the coding sequence TTGGGTTCAAGAATAATGCACTCAATTATTGGTAAAAAAATTGCAGAGGCTTTATCGATCGAGGACAAAACATCATTTTTGCTTGGCAGCATTGCTCCAGACGCAGTTTTTACATACGAGGAAAAAAACTTATCACATTTCTTCATAGGTGAAGTGCAAGATTATTCAAGAAGCGTTGATTATAAAGGATTTTTACATAAATATAGTTCCCAAGTAGAAAACGCTTATATATTGGGGTACTGTGCACATTTAATTGCTGATGATATATGGTTAAGAGGTTTTAACCTGTCTTGGTTAAAGAACAGAATGGATGCTGATGATGGATTATACAAGTTATACCATAATGATTTCCGATTACTAAATGGAAAGTTATTAGAACACTATGGTTTTTCAGATGAATTGAGAAAGTTATTTAGTCATTATCATCTAACCCAAGATTTAGATGAGGTTACTTCGATAGAAGTTGAAAAATTAGTTCCTTATGTATTAGGAGATATGGTGTACGATAAGGAACTTCTAAATGAAAAACTTAATGTTTTTACTTTTAATCAAATTATCGGTTATATAGAGACTTCAGTTGATCATGCGGTACAAATTATTAAACCACACCTTACAAAACAAGTCAGAAACTAA
- a CDS encoding DUF6188 family protein translates to MYRKLSNIDFNFFIGQKVIEVRVDKNLPLVMIFESGRLIVECPWRLHVKKEIAIGYSDCIHSPERYSHKKIEKILMEKGIVKILHFDEISDLVVEFEGDVILELFHDSNYFEGWQLSGDKGFDLVSLPGGSYSD, encoded by the coding sequence ATGTATAGAAAATTAAGTAATATTGACTTCAATTTTTTTATAGGCCAGAAAGTAATAGAGGTAAGGGTGGATAAGAATCTACCTTTAGTAATGATTTTTGAATCAGGCAGATTAATAGTTGAATGTCCTTGGAGGCTGCATGTTAAGAAAGAAATTGCCATTGGGTATTCAGACTGTATCCACTCACCTGAAAGATACTCTCATAAAAAGATTGAAAAGATACTAATGGAAAAAGGAATAGTTAAAATCCTTCATTTTGATGAAATATCTGATTTAGTTGTGGAATTTGAGGGTGATGTTATTCTTGAATTGTTCCATGACAGTAATTATTTTGAAGGGTGGCAGTTAAGTGGAGACAAAGGGTTTGATTTAGTATCTTTACCAGGAGGTTCTTATTCGGATTAG
- a CDS encoding DUF3231 family protein, with protein sequence MMYLRYMSILGMAANAAAIGLGTRPDVILLHKSVLKSAIQLQDKTRELMLEQGTYIRPPFISVPDKAEFVEKQKFLSGLKNRRRALTSIEISHLFLNIQTNQIGKALIMGFIQVAQDKEVKGYLQRGKKIAHKHGDLFSDILKQNDIPAPMFWDSAVTDTTTQIFSDKLIMFHVSAMIAAGIGNYGAAMAASPRKDIGIQYASLIPEIALYAEDGANIMIKNSWLEEPPMADDRDVLSGQK encoded by the coding sequence ATGATGTATCTTAGGTATATGTCCATTCTTGGCATGGCTGCAAACGCAGCGGCAATCGGTCTCGGTACACGGCCTGATGTTATCCTCCTGCATAAAAGCGTATTAAAATCGGCAATCCAGCTGCAGGATAAGACCAGGGAATTGATGCTTGAACAGGGTACTTACATAAGGCCTCCATTTATATCGGTTCCGGATAAAGCAGAATTTGTGGAAAAACAAAAATTTCTTTCTGGATTGAAAAATAGAAGGCGAGCATTGACTTCTATAGAAATTTCACATTTATTCTTGAATATACAGACAAATCAAATAGGCAAGGCCTTGATTATGGGTTTCATCCAGGTAGCTCAAGATAAAGAAGTAAAGGGATACTTACAACGAGGAAAGAAAATCGCCCATAAGCATGGAGATTTATTCAGTGATATTCTTAAGCAGAATGATATACCAGCTCCGATGTTCTGGGACTCGGCAGTAACAGATACGACAACACAAATTTTCTCGGATAAGCTGATTATGTTTCATGTTTCGGCGATGATAGCAGCTGGAATCGGTAATTATGGTGCAGCAATGGCGGCAAGTCCGCGAAAAGATATTGGAATACAGTATGCATCACTGATCCCCGAAATCGCATTATATGCTGAGGACGGTGCGAATATCATGATTAAAAACTCCTGGTTGGAGGAACCCCCGATGGCAGACGATCGAGACGTGCTTTCCGGACAGAAATAG
- a CDS encoding DUF3231 family protein gives MEDKTKIDLTAAEMSSLWTQYINDTVSICVLSYFLNKTEDNRVKEIVEFALNASRKNISLGQEIFDGEGFPYPVGFTAKDVNVHSPKALF, from the coding sequence ATGGAAGATAAGACGAAAATCGACTTAACAGCTGCAGAAATGTCCAGTCTTTGGACACAGTATATAAACGATACGGTTTCAATCTGTGTATTAAGCTATTTTTTGAATAAAACCGAAGATAACAGAGTAAAAGAAATCGTCGAATTTGCCCTAAATGCTTCACGAAAAAACATTTCTCTTGGACAGGAGATTTTCGATGGAGAAGGATTTCCCTATCCGGTCGGTTTTACAGCAAAAGACGTGAATGTCCATTCCCCCAAGGCTCTTTTCTGA
- a CDS encoding diguanylate cyclase, whose protein sequence is MNRLILVLASLLLVEISGLLFGTNHLIWMVLFFIALSGSSFNLIGGLTAAGLSTSLVFFQAEVFPILLIPVYFAIGSAAGYVSQQIDKKGTNHQLWTNMLMNQSKHLQVFREVSTTMQRTLQQDMLLKVILTSVTAGHGLGFNRAMIFLSSHETNSLKGVVGVGPMDVKKGYEVWEKISEDKLKLRDLIEHNFDSNFTDPELNSILRSLDIPLDGQNVFSQSLTRQQPVIVKEIDETDSSQALINSLFQTDEFAVIPLINQGKNIGILLIDNIVNKRPITLIDTENILPLANQAAIALDHARLYQQIEEMALRDGLTGLLNQRAFQTILDDYFPDDAKGPGPLSLIIFDIDYFKVFNDKNGHLLGNEVLMKLARVIENSLRAGDFSFRFGGEEFVVLLPGTPLPKAEVMAETIRKNVEAASFPGEETQPHGILTVSIGIACTDHPAITSKNELIEAADQALYKAKRSGKNTVVTFKEFVCID, encoded by the coding sequence TTGAATCGACTTATCCTGGTCCTCGCCTCTCTGTTGCTTGTCGAAATTTCTGGTTTGCTTTTTGGAACAAACCATTTAATATGGATGGTTCTCTTTTTTATTGCATTATCAGGATCCTCCTTCAACCTGATAGGCGGATTAACTGCCGCTGGATTAAGCACCTCCCTTGTTTTCTTTCAGGCTGAAGTTTTCCCGATACTCCTTATCCCGGTGTATTTTGCAATTGGTTCAGCAGCAGGTTATGTTTCACAACAAATCGATAAAAAGGGAACCAATCATCAGTTGTGGACAAATATGCTCATGAATCAATCAAAGCATTTACAAGTGTTCCGTGAAGTAAGTACGACCATGCAGCGAACTCTTCAGCAGGATATGCTATTGAAAGTAATCCTGACTTCGGTTACTGCGGGTCATGGACTAGGCTTCAATCGGGCAATGATTTTCTTGTCATCACATGAAACAAATTCTTTAAAAGGAGTAGTCGGTGTAGGGCCGATGGATGTAAAAAAAGGCTATGAAGTTTGGGAGAAGATATCGGAAGACAAATTGAAGCTGCGCGACTTGATTGAACATAATTTCGACAGCAACTTCACTGATCCTGAATTGAATTCAATACTTCGGTCACTGGATATTCCGCTTGATGGCCAAAATGTCTTTAGCCAATCATTAACACGACAACAGCCGGTGATCGTGAAGGAGATCGATGAAACCGATTCCTCCCAGGCACTGATTAACAGCCTGTTCCAAACGGATGAATTTGCGGTCATCCCCTTGATTAATCAGGGGAAAAATATCGGAATCCTTTTGATAGACAATATTGTTAACAAGCGTCCGATTACATTGATAGATACTGAGAATATTCTGCCGCTTGCCAACCAGGCGGCCATCGCGCTTGACCATGCCAGACTTTATCAACAGATTGAAGAAATGGCCTTGAGAGATGGACTTACGGGGCTCCTAAACCAGCGCGCATTCCAGACTATTCTTGATGATTACTTTCCAGATGATGCAAAAGGTCCCGGGCCTTTGTCATTGATTATTTTCGATATTGACTATTTCAAGGTTTTTAATGATAAGAATGGACACCTCCTTGGTAATGAGGTGTTGATGAAACTTGCACGTGTCATAGAGAATTCATTAAGAGCTGGTGATTTCTCCTTCAGGTTTGGCGGTGAGGAATTTGTTGTGCTTTTACCGGGAACACCTCTGCCAAAAGCAGAAGTAATGGCGGAAACCATTCGAAAAAATGTAGAAGCAGCAAGCTTTCCCGGCGAGGAAACCCAACCACATGGCATTTTAACTGTAAGCATTGGAATAGCATGTACAGATCACCCTGCCATCACGAGTAAAAATGAACTCATTGAGGCAGCCGATCAAGCACTTTATAAAGCAAAAAGATCTGGAAAAAATACGGTGGTCACATTTAAGGAGTTCGTTTGCATTGATTGA
- a CDS encoding CsbD family protein encodes MNDEQTKGAFDQVKGEAKKQFGKVTNNESMEAEGRLDKGKGKLKETAGDLKEDVSRAFNDSSRD; translated from the coding sequence ATGAATGACGAACAAACAAAAGGCGCTTTCGATCAGGTAAAAGGTGAAGCCAAGAAGCAATTTGGCAAGGTGACCAACAATGAATCCATGGAAGCGGAAGGCCGTCTTGATAAAGGAAAAGGCAAATTGAAAGAAACCGCCGGGGATTTAAAAGAGGACGTATCACGCGCATTTAACGATTCTTCAAGAGATTAA
- the pssA gene encoding CDP-diacylglycerol--serine O-phosphatidyltransferase — protein sequence MRFTKMIPNMFTLGNLYCGFLSIGFAANGQFNNAAILILIGMMLDSMDGRLARMLKADSQLGKELDSLADIVTFGVAPSFLVYYTYFYQFGIWGLMVAGLFPLFGAYRLARFNISTDKSSLNYFIGVPITAAGGIMAILTLFGHLIPNIVTTVVFTALSFLMVSRVRIPSFKEVPLPKYGTIVTIFLGSLLFVIWKGTYGQFPYLIYFATPLYIAYLAYRFVKGKNKNNVE from the coding sequence ATGCGGTTTACAAAGATGATTCCCAATATGTTCACACTGGGGAATCTGTATTGTGGTTTTCTTTCGATTGGATTTGCGGCTAATGGTCAATTTAACAATGCGGCCATTTTAATATTAATCGGCATGATGCTCGATAGCATGGATGGAAGACTTGCGAGGATGCTGAAGGCGGATAGCCAGCTTGGCAAGGAGCTTGACTCACTTGCGGACATCGTTACCTTCGGTGTAGCGCCGTCATTCCTGGTGTATTATACATATTTCTACCAATTTGGGATATGGGGTCTAATGGTTGCCGGACTATTTCCGCTTTTTGGAGCTTATCGCCTGGCGAGGTTCAACATCAGCACGGATAAATCATCACTTAATTACTTTATTGGCGTTCCAATCACTGCTGCAGGCGGAATCATGGCCATCCTTACCCTATTCGGGCACTTGATTCCTAATATCGTTACGACGGTTGTCTTTACAGCTCTCAGCTTCCTGATGGTCAGCAGGGTGAGGATTCCTAGCTTTAAAGAAGTTCCGCTTCCAAAATACGGTACCATTGTTACCATTTTTCTTGGGTCTTTGTTATTTGTCATATGGAAAGGGACGTATGGACAATTCCCATATTTGATTTATTTTGCAACACCGTTATATATAGCCTATCTTGCATACCGGTTTGTAAAGGGTAAAAATAAGAATAATGTTGAGTAG
- a CDS encoding DUF2062 domain-containing protein, protein MRRIKFLLIKLLRIKENAHNVSIGFTMGFLIHFIPSFGMGPILSTVSAKVFKGNAMAGFISGVALIWLFPFLFYLNVVVGETVIPGGNFHSPVGMTLHGMEAGMHLGAVFFIGMIINILLFGLIVYYVVYTIMRKYRLNFLNIVKKWDIKK, encoded by the coding sequence ATGCGCAGGATCAAATTTCTTCTTATAAAATTATTAAGAATAAAGGAAAACGCACACAATGTTTCAATAGGATTTACCATGGGTTTTTTAATCCATTTCATACCATCTTTTGGGATGGGACCCATCCTGTCTACCGTAAGTGCTAAGGTGTTCAAGGGTAATGCTATGGCAGGTTTCATAAGCGGCGTAGCTCTAATCTGGCTGTTTCCATTTTTGTTTTATCTGAATGTAGTCGTGGGTGAGACTGTCATTCCAGGTGGGAACTTTCATTCTCCAGTTGGTATGACATTACATGGAATGGAAGCAGGAATGCATTTAGGTGCCGTTTTCTTCATTGGCATGATTATTAATATCCTTCTCTTCGGTTTGATTGTCTATTATGTCGTTTATACCATCATGAGAAAGTACCGATTAAACTTCCTGAATATAGTAAAAAAATGGGATATAAAAAAATAA